CCGGCCTTCAGGCAGAGCGCACCCGCATCCGCCGTCACATTCGGACGGCTTTCATAGATCACGCCGATCACACCCAGCGGCGTGCGCACACGCTTGATATGCAGCCCGCTGGCCATGTCCCATTCGGCAAGGGTTTCGCCCACCGGATCGGGCTGTTCGGCGACCGCGCGCAGGGCATCGACGATCCCGCGAATCCGATCCTCGTCCAGCATCAACCGATCAAGCATGGCGCCGCTCAGGCCCTTTTCACGCCCAAACTCCATATCCCTGGCATTGGCGGCGATGATCGCTGCGCGATCTGTCCAGACATGTTCGGCAGCACCGATCAGGGCGGCGTGCTTGCGCTCGGCGCTGGCAAAGGCCAGCTCGGCGGCTGCCGCCTTGGCCCGCGCGCCGATGTCGGCCATAAGTGTCGCAATATCAGTCATTTAGATCACCATGTCATCGCGGTGAATCAGCACCGCGCGTCCCGTGTATCCCAAGAGGGTTTCAATGTCAGCGGTGCGCCGCCCCATGATCAAACGTGCCTCATCGCCCGTGTAGCGGGCAAGGCCAAGGCCCAGATGCGCACCGTCGGCCCCCAGTATTTCAACGGGATCGCCGCGCCCGAACGTGCCGGTGACGGCCGTAACACCTGCTGGCAACAGGCTTTTGCCCTTGGCCAGCGCGCCCTGTGCGCCCGCATCGACCGTGACCGTGCCACGTGATTTCATTGCGCCGATCCAGCGTTTGCGCGCCGCCTGCGGATCCGTTTGGGCGGTGAACCAAGTCGCATTCGCGCCACTTTCCAACATTTTCAGTGGGTTCAATGGTGATCCTAATGTGATGACCATCGCGCAGCCTGCGTCCGTTGCCACCCGTGCCGCCATCAGCTTGGTCTTCATCCCGCCCTTGGACAGGCCCGATCCGGCATCACCGGCTTGCGCCTCGATTTCGGGCGTGATCCTGTCAATGATATCATAGCGTTGCGCGCCGCTGTTCACCTGTGGATTGTCGGAATAGAACCCGTCCACATCCGACAAGAGCACCAGCATATCCGCCCCAATTGTCACGGCGACCTGCGCCGCCAAACGGTCATTGTCACCATAGCGAATTTCATCGGTGGCAATGGTATCGTTTTCGTTGACGATCGGTGTCACCCCAAGGGACAACAGCGTTTCCATCGTCGCGCGGCTGTTGAGATAACGCCGCCGGTCCACGGAATCTTCAAGCGTGACAAGCACTTGCGCGGTGATGATACCGTGGGGCGCAAGCGCATCCTCGTAGGCGCGCGCCAGCCT
This portion of the Octadecabacter sp. SW4 genome encodes:
- the proB gene encoding glutamate 5-kinase: MASLSHAKRLVVKIGSALLVERASGTLRTDWLRSLAADVADLRGRGVDVVLVSSGSIALGRGVLGLPPSALALEQSQAAAAVGQIRLARAYEDALAPHGIITAQVLVTLEDSVDRRRYLNSRATMETLLSLGVTPIVNENDTIATDEIRYGDNDRLAAQVAVTIGADMLVLLSDVDGFYSDNPQVNSGAQRYDIIDRITPEIEAQAGDAGSGLSKGGMKTKLMAARVATDAGCAMVITLGSPLNPLKMLESGANATWFTAQTDPQAARKRWIGAMKSRGTVTVDAGAQGALAKGKSLLPAGVTAVTGTFGRGDPVEILGADGAHLGLGLARYTGDEARLIMGRRTADIETLLGYTGRAVLIHRDDMVI